From the Pseudomonas putida genome, one window contains:
- a CDS encoding S-(hydroxymethyl)glutathione dehydrogenase/class III alcohol dehydrogenase, whose amino-acid sequence MIKSRAAVAFEAKKPLEIVEVDVAMPKAGEVLLRVVASGVCHTDAYTLSGADPEGIFPSILGHEGGAIVEAIGEGVTSVAVGDHVIPLYTPECGKCKFCLSGKTNLCQAIRATQGKGLMPDGTSRFSYKGQQLFHYMGTSTFSEYTVLPEISVAKIQKEAPLEKVCLLGCGVTTGIGAVLNTAKVKPGDTVAIFGLGGIGLSAVIGAVKAKASRIIAIDINPAKFEIARQLGATDCINPKDYDRPIQEVIVDLTDGGVDFSFECIGNVQLMRAALECCHKGWGESVIIGVAGAGQEIATRPFQLVTGRVWRGSAFGGVRGRSELPSYVDMAEKGEIPLDTFITHTMGLEDINKAFDLMHEGKSIRSVIHF is encoded by the coding sequence ATGATCAAGTCCCGTGCTGCCGTAGCCTTCGAGGCCAAGAAACCCCTGGAAATCGTCGAAGTCGACGTGGCCATGCCAAAGGCCGGCGAAGTGCTGCTGCGCGTGGTTGCCAGCGGTGTCTGCCACACCGACGCCTACACCTTGTCTGGCGCCGACCCGGAAGGCATCTTCCCGTCGATCCTCGGCCATGAAGGCGGCGCGATCGTCGAAGCGATTGGCGAGGGCGTGACCTCGGTGGCGGTGGGCGATCACGTGATCCCGCTGTACACCCCGGAATGCGGCAAGTGCAAGTTCTGCCTCTCGGGCAAGACCAACCTGTGCCAGGCCATCCGCGCCACCCAGGGCAAAGGCCTGATGCCGGACGGCACCAGCCGCTTCTCGTACAAGGGGCAGCAGCTGTTCCACTACATGGGCACCTCGACCTTCTCCGAGTACACCGTGCTGCCGGAAATTTCCGTGGCCAAGATCCAGAAGGAAGCACCGCTGGAGAAGGTCTGCCTGCTCGGCTGCGGCGTCACCACCGGCATTGGCGCGGTGCTCAACACCGCCAAGGTCAAGCCAGGTGACACCGTGGCCATCTTCGGCCTCGGCGGCATCGGCCTGTCGGCCGTGATCGGTGCGGTCAAGGCCAAGGCCTCGCGCATCATCGCTATCGACATCAACCCGGCCAAGTTCGAGATCGCTCGCCAGCTGGGTGCTACCGACTGCATCAACCCGAAAGACTACGACCGACCGATCCAGGAAGTGATCGTCGACCTCACCGACGGTGGCGTGGACTTCTCGTTCGAGTGCATCGGCAACGTACAACTGATGCGCGCGGCCCTGGAATGCTGTCACAAGGGCTGGGGTGAGTCGGTGATCATCGGTGTCGCCGGTGCCGGCCAGGAAATCGCCACCCGTCCGTTCCAACTGGTGACCGGCCGCGTCTGGCGTGGTTCGGCATTCGGCGGCGTACGTGGCCGCAGCGAGCTGCCAAGCTACGTGGACATGGCCGAGAAGGGCGAGATCCCGCTGGATACCTTCATCACCCACACCATGGGCCTTGAAGATATCAACAAGGCCTTCGACCTGATGCACGAAGGCAAGAGCATCCGTAGCGTGATTCACTTCTGA
- a CDS encoding LysR substrate-binding domain-containing protein, whose product MSSRWEGIDEFVAVAESGQFTAAAERLGVSSSHISRQIARLEERLQTRLLYRSTRRVALSEAGQTFLQHCQRLQDGREEALRAMGDLASEPKGLLRMTCAVAYGERFIVPLVTRFMALYPQLRVEVELSNRTLDLLHEGMDLAIRLGRLADSRLVATRLAPRRMYLCASPAYLERYGRPHSLSELARHNCLIGSSDQWALQQDGREISQRVQGNWRCNSGQAVLDAALLGMGLCQLPDYYVLEHLNSGALVSLLEGHQPPNTAVWALYPQQRHLSPKVRRLVDYLKEGLAGLPEYRHS is encoded by the coding sequence ATGAGCAGCCGCTGGGAAGGCATCGACGAATTCGTCGCCGTGGCCGAGTCTGGGCAGTTCACGGCGGCAGCCGAGCGCCTGGGCGTATCGTCGTCGCACATCAGCCGCCAGATCGCTCGCCTGGAAGAACGCCTGCAGACCCGTTTGCTGTACCGCAGTACCCGCCGGGTGGCCTTGAGTGAAGCCGGGCAGACCTTTTTGCAGCATTGCCAGCGTCTGCAGGACGGCCGCGAGGAAGCCCTGCGCGCCATGGGCGACCTGGCCAGCGAACCCAAGGGCCTGCTGCGCATGACCTGTGCGGTAGCCTATGGTGAGCGCTTCATCGTGCCGCTGGTGACGCGTTTCATGGCGCTTTATCCGCAACTGCGGGTCGAAGTGGAACTGAGCAACCGCACCCTGGACCTGCTGCACGAAGGCATGGACCTGGCGATCCGCCTGGGCCGCTTGGCCGACTCGCGGCTGGTGGCTACCCGCCTTGCGCCGCGGCGCATGTACCTGTGCGCTTCGCCGGCATACCTGGAGCGCTACGGGAGGCCGCACAGCCTGTCGGAACTGGCCCGACACAATTGTCTGATCGGCAGTTCCGACCAGTGGGCGTTACAGCAGGATGGCCGCGAGATCAGCCAGCGGGTGCAGGGCAACTGGCGCTGCAACAGCGGCCAGGCGGTACTGGATGCGGCGCTGCTGGGGATGGGGTTGTGCCAGCTGCCGGACTATTACGTGCTTGAGCATCTGAACAGTGGGGCTTTGGTGTCGCTGCTTGAGGGGCATCAGCCGCCGAATACGGCGGTGTGGGCACTTTATCCCCAGCAGCGGCATCTGTCGCCGAAGGTCAGGCGGCTGGTGGATTATCTGAAGGAAGGGCTGGCTGGGTTGCCGGAGTATCGGCACAGCTGA
- the ispD gene encoding 2-C-methyl-D-erythritol 4-phosphate cytidylyltransferase: protein MIETLPAFWAVIPAAGVGARMAADRPKQYLELAGQTILEHSLDCFLGHPSLKGVVVSIAEDDPYWPALRCASDPRIQRAAGGDERADSVLNALLQLHAQGASDNDWVLVHDAARPNLARSDLDKLLSELADDPVGGLLAVPARDTLKRADANGRVAATVDRSTIWQAYTPQMFRLGALHRALAESLVSDVVVTDEASAIEWSGQAPRLIEGRSDNIKVTRPEDLEWLRQRWAGWR from the coding sequence ATGATTGAAACGCTACCGGCCTTCTGGGCCGTCATTCCTGCTGCGGGCGTCGGTGCCCGCATGGCTGCCGACCGCCCCAAGCAATACCTGGAGCTGGCCGGGCAGACCATCCTCGAGCACAGCCTCGACTGTTTTCTTGGCCATCCCTCGCTCAAGGGCGTGGTGGTCAGCATTGCCGAAGACGACCCTTACTGGCCAGCCTTGCGCTGCGCCAGCGACCCGCGCATTCAGCGGGCAGCGGGTGGTGACGAACGTGCCGACTCGGTGCTCAATGCCTTGTTGCAGTTGCATGCTCAAGGGGCGTCGGACAACGACTGGGTGCTGGTGCACGATGCGGCGCGGCCGAACCTGGCGCGCAGCGACCTGGACAAGTTGCTGTCGGAACTGGCCGATGACCCGGTAGGCGGGCTGCTGGCGGTGCCGGCGCGCGATACCCTCAAGCGCGCCGATGCCAACGGGCGGGTCGCCGCGACGGTGGATCGCAGCACCATCTGGCAAGCCTATACGCCGCAGATGTTCCGCCTGGGGGCGCTGCATCGGGCCCTGGCCGAGAGCCTGGTTTCCGATGTGGTGGTGACCGATGAGGCGTCGGCAATCGAATGGTCGGGGCAGGCGCCGCGGCTGATCGAAGGGCGCAGCGACAACATCAAGGTCACCCGGCCGGAAGACCTGGAATGGCTGCGCCAGCGCTGGGCGGGGTGGCGCTGA
- the ftsB gene encoding cell division protein FtsB: MRSPYWLFLVLLLLLGGLQYRLWVGNGSLAQVAELKQQIDEQHAENERLLERNRVLDAEVLELKKGMETVEERARHELGMVKEGETLFQLPQK; this comes from the coding sequence ATGCGCAGTCCCTATTGGTTGTTCCTTGTCCTGCTCCTGCTGCTCGGTGGCCTGCAGTACCGCCTTTGGGTGGGTAACGGCAGCCTGGCGCAAGTGGCCGAGCTCAAGCAGCAGATCGACGAACAGCACGCCGAGAACGAACGGCTGCTGGAACGTAACCGCGTGCTCGATGCCGAGGTGCTGGAGCTGAAGAAAGGTATGGAGACCGTCGAAGAACGGGCTCGTCATGAACTGGGAATGGTCAAAGAGGGCGAAACCCTCTTCCAGCTGCCGCAAAAATGA
- the eno gene encoding phosphopyruvate hydratase: MAKIVDIKGREVLDSRGNPTVEADVLLDNGIIGSACAPSGASTGSREALELRDGDKSRYLGKGVLKAVANINGPIRDLLLGKDPSDQKALDRAMIELDGTENKAKLGANAILAVSLAAAKAAAQDQDLPLYAHIANLNGTPGQYSMPVPMMNIINGGEHADNNVDIQEFMVQPVGAKTFSDGLRMGTEIFHHLKAVLKARGLNTAVGDEGGFAPNLASNEDALAAIAEAVEKAGYKLGTDVTLALDCAASEFYEDGKYNLSGEGKSFDAEGFAEYLKGLTERFPIISIEDGLDESDWAGWKILTDKIGAKVQLVGDDLFVTNTKILKEGIEKGIGNSILIKFNQIGSLTETLEAIQMAKAAGYTAVISHRSGETEDSTIADLAVGTAAGQIKTGSLCRSDRVSKYNQLLRIEEQLGAKAVYRGRAEFRG, translated from the coding sequence ATGGCAAAAATCGTCGACATCAAAGGTCGTGAAGTTCTCGATTCGCGTGGCAACCCCACCGTGGAAGCCGATGTACTGCTCGACAACGGCATCATCGGCAGCGCTTGCGCGCCGTCCGGTGCTTCCACCGGCTCGCGCGAAGCGCTGGAGCTGCGTGATGGCGACAAGAGCCGTTACCTGGGCAAGGGCGTGCTGAAGGCCGTCGCCAACATCAACGGCCCGATCCGTGACCTGCTGCTGGGCAAGGATCCTTCCGACCAGAAGGCCCTGGACCGCGCCATGATCGAACTGGACGGTACCGAGAACAAGGCCAAGCTGGGCGCCAACGCCATCCTCGCCGTGTCCCTGGCTGCCGCCAAGGCCGCTGCACAGGATCAGGACCTGCCGCTGTACGCGCACATCGCCAACCTGAACGGCACCCCGGGCCAGTACTCGATGCCGGTTCCGATGATGAACATCATCAACGGTGGCGAGCACGCCGACAACAACGTCGACATCCAGGAGTTCATGGTTCAGCCGGTTGGTGCCAAGACCTTCTCCGACGGCCTGCGCATGGGCACCGAAATCTTCCACCACCTCAAAGCCGTGCTTAAGGCCCGTGGCCTGAACACCGCCGTAGGTGACGAGGGTGGTTTCGCCCCTAACCTGGCTTCCAACGAAGACGCACTGGCTGCCATCGCCGAAGCCGTCGAGAAAGCCGGCTACAAGCTGGGCACCGACGTGACCCTGGCCCTGGACTGCGCAGCTTCCGAATTCTACGAAGACGGCAAGTACAACCTGTCCGGTGAAGGCAAGTCGTTCGACGCCGAAGGTTTCGCCGAGTACCTGAAAGGCCTGACCGAGCGCTTCCCGATCATCTCGATCGAAGACGGCCTGGACGAGTCCGACTGGGCTGGCTGGAAGATCCTGACCGACAAGATCGGTGCCAAGGTACAGCTGGTCGGTGACGACCTGTTCGTGACCAACACCAAGATCCTCAAGGAAGGCATCGAGAAGGGCATCGGTAACTCGATCCTGATCAAGTTCAACCAGATCGGCTCGCTGACCGAAACCCTGGAAGCCATCCAGATGGCCAAGGCTGCCGGCTACACCGCAGTGATCTCGCACCGTTCCGGTGAAACCGAAGACTCGACCATTGCCGACCTGGCCGTGGGTACCGCTGCTGGCCAGATCAAGACTGGCTCGCTGTGCCGCTCCGACCGCGTCTCGAAGTACAACCAGCTGCTGCGCATCGAAGAGCAACTGGGCGCCAAAGCGGTTTACCGTGGTCGTGCCGAGTTTCGCGGCTAA
- a CDS encoding CTP synthase, whose protein sequence is MTRYIFVTGGVVSSLGKGIASASLAAILEARGLKVTMLKLDPYINVDPGTMSPFQHGEVFVTHDGAETDLDLGHYERFIRTTMTQNNNFTTGRIYEHVLRKERRGDYLGATIQVIPHITDEIKRRIIKGAGDADVALVEIGGTVGDIESQPFLEAIRQLRVEVGSKRAMLMHLTLVPYIATAGETKTKPTQHSVKELRSIGLQPDVLICRSDHPVDASSRRKIALFTNVEERAVISLEDVDTIYKIPGVLHAQGLDDFVVERFGLQCNSADLSEWDKVVDAKLNPEQEVTIAMVGKYMELLDAYKSLIEAMSHAGITNRTKVNLRYIDSEDIENQGTSLLEGADAILVPGGFGLRGVEGKITAVQYARENKVPYLGICLGMQVAVIEFARNVMGWKDANSTEFDRNSGHPVVGLITEWADATGAVETRTEASDLGGTMRLGAQDCQLAAGSKVHDCYGKDIITERHRHRYEVNNNLLPQLVDGGLVVSGRSEDGALVEVVEAKDHPWFVACQFHPEFTSTPRDGHPLFSGFVKAALAQKNKA, encoded by the coding sequence ATGACGCGCTACATATTCGTCACGGGCGGTGTTGTTTCTTCATTGGGGAAAGGCATTGCCTCGGCTTCCCTGGCGGCCATCCTGGAAGCGCGGGGCCTGAAGGTCACCATGCTCAAGCTGGATCCGTACATCAACGTCGATCCGGGCACCATGAGCCCGTTCCAGCATGGTGAAGTGTTCGTCACCCACGATGGCGCCGAGACCGACCTCGACCTGGGCCACTACGAGCGGTTCATCCGCACGACCATGACCCAGAACAACAACTTCACCACCGGCCGTATCTACGAGCACGTGCTGCGTAAAGAACGCCGTGGTGATTACCTGGGCGCGACCATCCAGGTCATCCCGCACATCACCGACGAGATCAAGCGTCGCATCATCAAGGGCGCCGGCGATGCCGACGTGGCCCTGGTGGAAATCGGCGGTACCGTGGGTGACATCGAGTCGCAGCCGTTCCTCGAGGCGATTCGCCAGCTGCGTGTCGAAGTGGGCTCCAAGCGCGCCATGCTGATGCACCTGACCCTGGTCCCGTACATCGCCACCGCTGGCGAGACCAAGACCAAGCCGACCCAACACTCGGTCAAGGAGCTGCGCTCCATCGGCCTGCAGCCTGACGTGCTGATCTGCCGTTCCGACCACCCGGTCGACGCCTCGTCGCGCCGCAAGATCGCGCTGTTCACCAACGTCGAAGAGCGCGCGGTGATTTCGCTGGAAGACGTCGACACCATCTACAAGATCCCAGGTGTATTGCACGCCCAGGGCCTGGACGACTTCGTCGTCGAGCGTTTTGGCCTGCAGTGCAACAGCGCCGACCTGTCCGAGTGGGACAAGGTGGTCGATGCCAAGCTCAACCCTGAGCAGGAAGTCACCATCGCCATGGTCGGCAAGTACATGGAGCTGCTGGATGCGTACAAGTCGCTGATCGAAGCGATGAGCCACGCCGGCATCACCAACCGCACCAAGGTCAACCTGCGCTACATCGATTCCGAAGACATCGAGAACCAGGGCACCAGCCTGCTGGAAGGCGCAGACGCCATCCTGGTACCGGGTGGTTTCGGCCTGCGCGGCGTTGAAGGCAAGATCACCGCGGTGCAGTACGCCCGTGAAAACAAGGTCCCGTACCTGGGCATCTGCCTGGGTATGCAGGTGGCCGTGATCGAGTTCGCCCGTAACGTGATGGGCTGGAAAGACGCCAACTCCACCGAGTTCGACCGCAACAGCGGCCACCCGGTAGTCGGCCTGATCACCGAGTGGGCCGATGCCACCGGTGCCGTCGAGACCCGTACCGAAGCCTCCGACCTGGGCGGCACCATGCGCCTGGGCGCGCAAGACTGCCAACTGGCTGCCGGTTCCAAGGTGCACGACTGCTACGGCAAGGACATCATCACCGAGCGTCACCGTCACCGTTACGAGGTCAACAACAACCTGTTGCCACAACTGGTCGATGGCGGCCTGGTGGTTTCCGGTCGTTCCGAAGACGGCGCGCTGGTCGAAGTGGTCGAGGCCAAGGACCACCCATGGTTCGTTGCCTGCCAGTTCCACCCGGAGTTCACCTCCACCCCGCGTGACGGGCACCCGCTGTTCAGCGGCTTCGTCAAGGCGGCCCTGGCCCAGAAGAACAAGGCCTGA
- the tilS gene encoding tRNA lysidine(34) synthetase TilS, which translates to MINLTPWLNAPAWYIGFSGGLDSTVLLHLLANHARNPASPPLRALHIHHGLQSAADAWPAHCQSICDQLGIELQVIHVQVTHGASLEQAARDARYAAFRRVLGPGDVLFTAQHRDDQAETLLFRLLRGAGLRGLAAMPWQRPLGQGTLVRPLLDVSRQRLHDYAQAHILSWIEDPSNSDTSFARNYLRGEVFPVLQQRWPQASQNFARCAEHLGEALGLLDELAQSDLAHAVEGASPVWAGLDSLDLTVLGELSPARQRNALQYWLSRRARLPDTRHWAGWADLRDAAGDAQPIWRLADGQLVRSHGRIWWLSGDWLQQPAGPLAWGDPGVALALPGNGNVRLVCTRPMDGLHVAYRQGGEVLDIPGRGRRDLKRLLNELQVPHFVRPRLPLLYCGERLLAVANLPSLAQADCQLHWQLPTNAQGLS; encoded by the coding sequence ATGATCAACCTCACCCCCTGGCTCAACGCCCCCGCCTGGTACATCGGCTTCTCTGGCGGCCTCGATTCCACCGTCCTCCTGCACCTGCTGGCCAACCACGCCCGCAACCCTGCATCACCTCCGCTGCGTGCCCTGCATATCCACCACGGCCTGCAATCCGCCGCCGACGCGTGGCCTGCCCACTGCCAGTCGATCTGCGACCAGCTCGGCATCGAACTCCAGGTCATCCACGTCCAGGTCACCCACGGCGCCAGCCTCGAGCAGGCCGCCCGCGATGCCCGCTATGCCGCCTTCAGGCGCGTGCTCGGCCCAGGCGACGTCCTGTTCACCGCCCAGCACCGCGACGACCAGGCCGAAACCTTGCTCTTCCGCCTGCTGCGCGGCGCCGGCCTGCGCGGTCTGGCGGCGATGCCTTGGCAACGGCCATTAGGGCAGGGCACCCTGGTCAGACCATTGCTGGATGTTTCCCGGCAACGGCTGCATGACTATGCCCAGGCCCACATCCTGAGCTGGATCGAAGACCCCTCGAACAGCGACACGTCCTTTGCCCGCAACTACCTGCGCGGCGAAGTGTTCCCGGTGTTGCAGCAGCGCTGGCCGCAGGCCAGCCAGAATTTTGCCCGCTGTGCGGAACACCTTGGCGAGGCGCTCGGCCTGCTCGATGAGCTGGCACAAAGTGACCTGGCTCATGCCGTGGAGGGCGCTTCACCTGTCTGGGCGGGGCTGGACTCGCTCGACCTGACCGTACTCGGCGAGTTGTCGCCCGCGCGTCAGCGCAACGCCCTGCAGTATTGGCTCAGCCGCCGCGCCCGTTTGCCCGATACCCGTCATTGGGCCGGCTGGGCGGACCTGCGCGATGCGGCAGGGGATGCGCAACCGATATGGCGCCTTGCCGATGGTCAGCTGGTGCGCAGTCACGGGCGTATCTGGTGGTTGAGTGGCGACTGGCTGCAACAACCCGCCGGCCCGTTGGCCTGGGGCGATCCTGGGGTTGCACTGGCATTGCCGGGTAACGGCAACGTGCGTCTTGTTTGCACTCGGCCGATGGATGGCCTGCATGTCGCCTACCGCCAGGGCGGCGAGGTGCTGGACATCCCCGGCCGCGGCCGACGCGACCTCAAGCGCCTGCTCAACGAGCTGCAGGTCCCGCACTTCGTGCGTCCGCGCCTGCCGTTGCTGTATTGCGGCGAGCGCCTGCTGGCGGTGGCCAATCTGCCTTCGCTGGCGCAGGCCGATTGCCAGCTTCACTGGCAGCTGCCGACGAACGCGCAAGGTTTGAGCTGA
- the accA gene encoding acetyl-CoA carboxylase carboxyl transferase subunit alpha, which translates to MNPNFLDFEQPIADLQAKIEGLRLVGNDNSLNISDEIARLQDKSNTLTESIFGNLTSWQIARLARHPRRPYTLDYLDHIFTEFEELHGDRHFSDDAAIVGGTARLDGKPVMVIGHQKGREVREKVRRNFGMPRPEGYRKACRLMEMAERFKMPILTFIDTPGAYPGIDAEERNQSEAIAWNLRVMARLKTPIIATVIGEGGSGGALAIGVCDQLNMLQYSTYSVISPEGCASILWKTADKAADAAEAMGITAERLKSLNIVDKVIQEPLGGAHRDPAKMSESIRADLVQQLDMLGKLDNDALLARRYDRLMSYGL; encoded by the coding sequence ATGAACCCGAATTTTCTCGATTTCGAACAGCCGATTGCCGACCTGCAAGCCAAGATCGAAGGCCTGCGCCTGGTAGGCAACGACAACTCGCTGAACATCAGCGATGAAATTGCCCGTCTGCAAGACAAGAGCAACACCCTGACCGAAAGCATCTTCGGCAACCTGACCAGCTGGCAGATCGCCCGCCTGGCCCGTCATCCACGTCGTCCATACACCCTGGACTACCTGGACCACATCTTCACCGAGTTCGAAGAGCTGCACGGTGACCGCCACTTCTCCGACGACGCCGCCATCGTCGGTGGTACTGCGCGCCTGGACGGCAAGCCGGTCATGGTCATCGGCCACCAGAAGGGCCGCGAAGTGCGCGAGAAGGTTCGCCGCAACTTCGGCATGCCGCGTCCTGAAGGCTACCGCAAGGCCTGCCGCCTGATGGAAATGGCCGAGCGCTTCAAGATGCCGATCCTGACCTTCATCGACACCCCGGGCGCCTACCCGGGAATCGACGCCGAAGAGCGCAACCAGAGCGAGGCTATCGCCTGGAACCTGCGCGTCATGGCCCGCCTGAAGACCCCGATCATCGCCACCGTGATTGGTGAGGGTGGTTCCGGCGGTGCACTGGCCATTGGCGTGTGCGACCAGCTGAACATGCTGCAGTACTCCACCTACTCGGTGATTTCGCCGGAAGGTTGCGCCTCGATCCTGTGGAAGACCGCCGACAAGGCGGCCGACGCCGCTGAAGCCATGGGCATCACCGCTGAGCGCCTGAAGAGCCTGAACATTGTCGACAAGGTTATCCAGGAGCCGCTGGGCGGCGCCCACCGTGACCCGGCGAAGATGTCCGAAAGCATTCGCGCCGACCTGGTGCAGCAACTGGACATGCTCGGCAAGCTCGACAATGACGCGCTGCTGGCCCGTCGTTACGACCGCCTGATGAGCTACGGTCTCTGA